One stretch of Oligoflexus sp. DNA includes these proteins:
- the ettA gene encoding energy-dependent translational throttle protein EttA has protein sequence MSDKTVIYSMVGMSKVHGQKTVLKNIYLSYYYGAKIGVLGANGSGKSTLLRIMAGVDQDFTGEAHLSEGYSVGYLPQEPELTAGKTVRQIVEEGVAEVAGLLREFEEINLKFGEDMSAEDMDKLIARQAEVQDLLDRMDAWTLDDRLNFAMDALNCPPPEQLVDHLSGGERRRVALCRLLLQKPDILLLDEPTNHLDAESVRWLEKHLQEYKGTIIAVTHDRYFLDNVAGWILELDRGEGIPWKGNYSSWLEQKDKRLENEAKTEDRRRKTLQQELEWVKMAPRARQAKNKARITAYEKLLGQEQSSYERELQLYIPPGPRLGDIVIEADHVTKTFGDKVLYTDLNFKLPPGGIVGIIGANGTGKTTLFRMIAGLDTPDEGSFRVGATAKVGYMEQSRLALDPEKTIYDTISEGRDVISLGKQEVNARAYVGKFNFSGQDQQKKVGYLSGGERNRLQLALLCKSGANVLLMDEPTNDLDITTLRALEEALINFAGCAVVISHDRWFLDRIATHILAFEGDSKVYWYEGNFTEYEEDRHRRLGAEADIPKRVRFAKLER, from the coding sequence ATGTCAGATAAAACCGTCATTTATTCGATGGTCGGTATGTCTAAGGTTCACGGTCAAAAGACTGTGCTTAAGAATATCTACCTTTCCTATTACTACGGCGCCAAGATCGGTGTGCTGGGGGCCAACGGCTCTGGTAAATCGACTCTGCTTCGCATCATGGCGGGCGTCGATCAGGATTTTACTGGTGAAGCGCATCTGTCCGAAGGCTATAGCGTCGGCTACCTCCCTCAGGAACCGGAACTGACTGCCGGCAAAACCGTGCGCCAGATCGTGGAAGAAGGTGTGGCGGAAGTCGCCGGGCTTCTGCGCGAATTCGAAGAAATCAATTTGAAGTTCGGCGAGGACATGAGCGCCGAAGATATGGATAAACTCATCGCCCGCCAGGCCGAAGTTCAGGATCTCCTGGACCGTATGGACGCCTGGACTTTGGACGATCGCTTGAATTTCGCGATGGATGCTCTGAACTGTCCGCCTCCCGAGCAGCTCGTCGATCATCTTTCAGGCGGTGAGCGCCGTCGCGTGGCTCTCTGTCGTTTGCTGCTGCAAAAACCTGACATCCTCCTGCTGGACGAACCGACCAACCACTTGGACGCCGAATCCGTCCGTTGGCTCGAGAAGCATTTGCAGGAATACAAGGGCACCATCATTGCCGTGACTCACGATCGTTACTTCCTGGATAACGTCGCGGGCTGGATCCTTGAACTCGATCGCGGTGAGGGAATTCCCTGGAAAGGTAATTATTCCTCGTGGCTCGAGCAAAAAGACAAGCGTCTGGAAAACGAAGCCAAGACGGAAGATCGCCGCCGTAAAACCCTCCAGCAGGAATTGGAATGGGTTAAGATGGCTCCTCGCGCGCGTCAGGCGAAGAACAAGGCGCGTATTACCGCTTATGAAAAGTTGCTCGGTCAGGAGCAATCCAGCTACGAACGCGAACTGCAACTCTATATCCCCCCCGGACCCCGTTTGGGCGATATCGTGATCGAAGCCGACCACGTGACCAAGACTTTTGGTGACAAGGTTCTTTATACCGATCTTAATTTCAAACTGCCTCCGGGCGGTATCGTCGGGATTATCGGCGCCAACGGTACGGGTAAAACCACCCTGTTCCGCATGATTGCAGGTCTTGATACCCCGGATGAAGGCAGCTTCCGCGTGGGCGCGACCGCCAAGGTCGGCTACATGGAACAGTCCCGTCTGGCTTTGGATCCTGAGAAAACCATTTACGATACGATTTCCGAAGGCCGCGATGTGATTTCGCTCGGCAAGCAGGAAGTCAACGCCCGCGCTTACGTCGGCAAGTTCAACTTCAGTGGTCAGGATCAGCAGAAAAAAGTCGGCTACCTGTCCGGTGGTGAGCGGAACCGTCTGCAGCTCGCTTTGCTTTGTAAATCCGGAGCAAACGTTTTGCTGATGGATGAACCTACGAACGATCTTGACATCACGACTCTGCGCGCGCTCGAAGAAGCCCTGATCAACTTCGCCGGCTGTGCCGTGGTCATCAGTCACGACCGCTGGTTCCTGGACCGGATCGCGACTCATATCCTGGCTTTCGAAGGGGATAGCAAGGTTTACTGGTATGAAGGCAACTTCACCGAATACGAGGAAGATCGCCATCGCCGCCTGGGTGCTGAAGCGGATATTCCGAAGCGTGTACGTTTCGCCAAGCTTGAACGTTAA
- a CDS encoding response regulator: MISLKLRSKISAPKVLVIDDEVQLAEVCRAVLQNAGAKAKVIYDGADAEEAIKTFKPDIIISDIKMPEVRGDELLVLLRDHGYPTPVIMVTGLERTKISIPKDSPNLFALIYKPIEYEQLVRTVQNCLNIIEARQMNEALMQRLYEASKAEQPFEEWQNTALDHIVEHMNKRRAS; this comes from the coding sequence ATGATTAGTCTGAAACTACGATCGAAGATCTCCGCTCCCAAGGTCCTGGTGATCGATGATGAAGTGCAGCTCGCCGAAGTTTGCCGGGCGGTCCTGCAGAACGCGGGCGCCAAGGCCAAAGTCATCTATGATGGAGCCGATGCCGAGGAAGCCATCAAGACTTTCAAGCCGGACATTATTATCTCGGATATTAAAATGCCTGAGGTTCGCGGTGATGAGCTGCTTGTCCTTCTGCGCGATCATGGGTACCCCACACCTGTCATAATGGTCACGGGTCTGGAACGAACCAAGATCTCCATACCTAAGGATAGCCCGAACCTCTTCGCGCTCATCTATAAGCCCATAGAGTACGAACAGCTGGTGCGCACCGTGCAGAACTGTCTGAATATCATCGAAGCCAGACAGATGAACGAAGCTCTGATGCAAAGGCTCTATGAAGCCAGCAAAGCTGAGCAGCCTTTTGAAGAATGGCAAAATACCGCACTCGATCATATCGTCGAACACATGAACAAGCGTCGGGCGTCCTAA